The Dioscorea cayenensis subsp. rotundata cultivar TDr96_F1 chromosome 25, TDr96_F1_v2_PseudoChromosome.rev07_lg8_w22 25.fasta, whole genome shotgun sequence DNA segment GAGATGAATTGAAAAAGAAGTTTAATGAAATGTTTCCCTAAGATCTACTGCAAAAGTTATGCACCTTTCAAATTCATTATAGCGTGATACTCTAGATCATCGTGTTGAATCTGTATCATATGTTATGTAAGATCTACTGCAAAAGCTATtgaccttttaaatttttaatagtttGATACTCTTGATCATTCTTTTGAATCTATTTGATATTTTCTCTAAAATCTACTGCAAAACCTATGTACTCTTGAGCATCGTGTTGAATCTACTCCATATCATCACATACTGAACTCAAATATTTCATTTCAGAGAGCATACCTTCTACCAGTATTGCTGTTTTTGGTGTTGTTAATGTTTCTGTTGCCGCTGCTGTTGTTACTGCCAGTGCTACCACTGCGACCACTGCTGCTGCTGCCCCTGCCCCTGCCGCTGCCGCTGCTACCACTGCTACTACTTCCGCTTGATTCATTGATTTCCGTTTTCTTCCACCATTCACTGTCTGGACCCTTCTCTGGTCCTCCACCCTTCTCGGCATCAGCTATCACCGGCTTTGGTGATACCTTTGAACAGGTACCATTAACTCCAAAGCTCTTCCTCCTTCCCATAGTTGCAGGAACAAACATCTTCAAAAGCAAACCAGTGTCTAAACTCTCACTCCTTGCCATCCTTCTTCCCCCCTTCTTCTTAGTCTCCTTCTTTgtctccatctccttctccttctccttctccttctcccccttcttctcctccaatTCAGCACTCTTCACTGGCCTAGGAATCTCAACTATATCTCTCAGTGACAATTCATATGCATTCTCCGGCGCATCTCTCACCAAATCTATCATCTCCTTCCTATATCTAGCCATCATTTGAGACCTGATACTATGTCCTAGTATTGGATAAGCCTCACCAGATTTAGAAGCAGGGGATCCTCCTTCCTTTTCCCACAAAGTAGGAGATggaacatcttcatcatcttctttagCCATCCATGCAAACTCTCCTTCATCCGGGTTTACATGATTTCTCTTAGCCCATGCACCAACCTGCTTCATCTTCGCTGATTTTCCAAAATAACCATAATCACTCTTTATTCTCTCTGCCCATGTCTCAAACTCATCAGAGCCCCTTGTTGCCATTGGCCCGGAGAAGCTGAACTGATTGTCATCGGAGTTTTCTCCTCTCTGCCGAGGCATCATCATGGTGACAAGAAGACTTGGGGTTGGTAATGGTGTTTAAGAAAGGAGTGGTAAGATGAGAACAAACATGTTCAATGGTCTACAATTCCTTTTTAAAATGCCGTGGTATTTTAGTTGTCTGCTTCCCACTCTAAGCATACAACTTTGATTGTTTGTGGGGCAGGTCTGAGGGTGGGGGTGTGCCCAATTGTCAAGGCCTTCTAGATGGACTCTCACGTAAgtacttatttgttttttcttattacTTTGGATCTGCATCCTGTTTTTCCTCTTAGATTTTTCTTGTTACCTGTATACCCTTTGGAAATTGCCAAATTACACATATGTTCTCCTATACTTTTTGGTTATGatgattgagttttttttttactatttattaataatagataaaatttggtaaaatgtttttatatgtgtAGCTATAAATAGTTAACTTTTCATTTGTAGCCTATACAGTTAtggatttttagatttttgcaTGATTGTTTAGGCTTAAAAGTTGAAACCATGAGTGACCCATCATTATTTTATGTCAAAATGGATTACTTAAATTTCATGTGTAATTAATGGCTTGAATTGATCTTTCGTTTATATTTCAGAGTTATAGCctgttataaaataaatttatatttatataactaattaaaataatttaatgatgaTATAGTCCTGATTCTATGATTATGGCAGTAATTTTAGCTTATTGTGAATTTGTGAGGGTATATAGGTAAAAGAACTTTATTGTTCTTTATGTATACGTGACAGTTGTTTAGTGGTGGGCGAGCTCTTAGATCGGTGTATTAGTTTTATAATTACTAGTGTGGAAATGTGATAAGATAAAGGGATTTGTTTGTTGGGGTTGATGTTGTGATCTAGAAGGTTATGGGCCTTAATGACTTTGAGGGCAAGCAAAGAATGGTGAGGTGAGGTCACACGTGTGGCATGATTTAGACTTGACTCCGACTTGGAATGATTCAATGGAGCATAAGAAGGGTTCTGGGGTAAAGAAATCAAATGGGGTTATTCTTCAAAAtattaagagaagaaaattaGGACTTTGATATTCTTGGGATTTTGAAAACTTACTTGTCAGTTTAATGACTAGTTAGAGATGAAAATTTGTATTGGATTTGTGCTGTGTTTGATAACCTTCACTGTTTTATAAATTCTGTCAaataacatgtatttttttatgttgaaataaaaatatggtttatctacttatttttaaatatatatatatatatatttggtagaATAAGATTAGAGATGTTATTACATGATTTATCTGCAATTAAGTGTCATCTCTATAGAcgtgttttatttttgcattagaagtttttattttataaattaatttttttatctatttaatgatatttatattgatttcgGGAAGAAAAACATTGttattgagatttaaaaaaatgaataataatccAAATAACATTCGGtgagattttattatattttagatatgaAATTGGAATAAATGTATAATGGGATGGggatgaaataaatttaaataaaatctcaaattttaaacTATTCTGAAATAAATGAACGGTTGTAGAACAAGGTCCACAGGATTGCTGGCGTTTAATTATGAGTTTCTTTGTGGTTGGACATCAGgtttaaattgaaataaatgatgaatagacAATAACTattgctttgtgttttgttggatCTTTTGGTTAtctgttaaaaaatttaaggttTAGATTGAATTTAGCAAAGGACAAGAAGTGCgccataaattttatattacaatTTACAATAGTAAGATCATTATGGGGatttgttttagaaaaaaaaaaaaaagaattaagttTGTTGAAAgggaaataatcaaataaagtgTGAGGTTTGAGCTCACGTCAAAaccaaagatgaaaaagaaagtgCCGACCTAAGTCTAAATTCTCCGGCAAGCCCAATGTGACATGCACGGTTTTCATGCTTTAAGTGTTCGCTTTCACTTTCCACCttttatacatttaatttattttatgttttttataatcaTGTATGAGTGAGTGAtatttcaatgtttatttttatttctgacctcaaaaaaataattctagttATGAACtgtatgaaaatttttcttttcattctacTGATAGTACTACAGTTCATCcgtttaatagtttttttttaatgtttgatttatgtttatctaaATCAATAATATAAGATGTAGGGATTAGCTAAAGCCTAAAGGGAATATTTTTGTGTAGCTCAAAAGCAAAACTGAATGTTTACATCAAGTTCATAAATATTTGaagtatatatagagagagagaaaaccagatttttttctctttgataataatttaattcatatgTGGCTGACGAAATTAATGATCTATATAAAgtatttaaaaacttataataagCAGATATTCGGACGTTTCTTTGTGAATCTCAGACAGGANNNNNNNNNNNNNNNNNNNNNNNNNNNNNNNNNNNNNNNNNNNNNNNNNNNNNNNNNNNNNNNNNNNNNNNNNNNNNNNNNNNNNNNNNNNNNNNNNNNNNNNNNNNNNNNNNNNNNNNNNNNNNNNNNNNNNNNNNNNNNNNNNNNNNNNNNNNNNNNNNNNNNNNNNNNNNNNNNNNNNNNNNNNNNNNNNNNNNNNNNNNNNNNNNNNNNNNNNNNNNNNNNNNNNNNNNNNNNNNNNNNNNNNNNNNNNNNNNNNNNNNNNNNNNNNNNNNNNNNNNNNNNNNNNNNNNNNNNNNNNNNNNNNNNNNNNNNNNNNNNNNNNNNNNNNNNNNNNNNNNNNNNNNNNNNNNNNNNNNNNNNNNNNNNNNNNNNNNNNNNNNNNNNNNNNNNNNNNNNNNNNNNNNNNNNNNNNNNNNNNNNNNNNNNNNNNNNNNNNNNNNNNNNNNNNNNNNNNNNNNNNNNNNNNNNNNNNNNNNNNNNNNNNNNNNNNNNNNNNNNNNNNNNNNNNNNNNNNNNNNNNNNNNNNNNNNNNNNNNNNNNNNNNNNNNNNNNNNNNNNNNNNNNNNNNNNNNNNNNNNNNNNNNNNNNNNNNNNNNNNNNNNNNNNNNNNNNNNNNNNNNNNNNNNNNNNNNNNNNNNNNNNNNNNNNNNNNNNNNNNNNNNNNNNNNNNNNNNNNNNNNNNNNNNNNNNNNNNNNNNNNNNNNNNNNNNNNNNNNNNNNNNNNNNNNNNNNNNNNNNNNNNNNNNNNNNNNNNNNNNNNNNNNNNNNNNNNNNNNNNNNNNNNNNNNNNNNNNNNNNNNNNNNNNNNNNNNNNNNNNNNNNNNNNNNNNNNNNNNNNNNNNNNNNNNNNNNNNNNNNNNNNNNNNNNNNNNNNNNNNNNNNNNNNNNNNNNNNNNNNNNNNNNNNNNNNNNNNNNNNNNNNNNNNNNNNNNNNNNNNNNNNNNNNNNNNNNNNNNNNNNNNNNNNNNNNNNNNNNNNNNNNNNNNNNNNNNNNNNNtcagttacgtattgctcaCATGCCAGAAGTTTCATGTTATTTATCAATGATAAGAATAGATGGAGCACCCCAAATAGCAACCCTCTCCTTCCCTAGATGTTTCATGTTTATGTTATTCTTGTGGTGCCTGTGGTCCCCAAAAAAACAATAGTACAACAATtactatatgtatgtatgtatgtatatatatatacatatatattatttattacagACAAAAACGAAAgaattgtgtgtatatattatgtcaacgaaaaaaaattgaagacaatAGTACAACAATTATATTATAGTTCatgattttttaagtttttttaatataattacttaaaaatccttttatctatttcacttgATATCTATTGTTTATTATTCCAGTGGATGATATCCAACTTTAATCTAAATAAGAttctaatattaatttattccATAATAGAATTTAAACATGTGATGGcacaaaaatttgtttttcattaatataagtaaaatgttaaaaaaaattatatattttacaaatgGAAAAGATAGTCCTGTAAATTTTAACTTTAttctcttataattttttttttgtgacaaaggCTAGAAGCACCATCATGAAActtttttttgatatatttatctatGAAATATATCTTTTGTAACTCTTATTTactcaatttattttatagtttattcgctttataaaaaaaaattaattagacttaaatttatttgagcttgacaaaataaaaatttaaaattttttatgtaaatatttttttaaaatgaataaactactatttatattattcacCATCAACAATTAGACTTCTCATCTTTTCACATGAGATTTTTTACCATCAATAAATATATCTAagtattcttaaaaaaatgatatgtaAAACAACTTTAAGTTTAAACAAATCAATTGATGTTTTAGTTTGGTATAatattatgtgtatatataaatatctttaattttgaatcGTATACATACAAGATAAGGATACAGATGCTTGTTGCTCGTGTTGCTATGCATTTCTGTATTTTCCTTTAAATGGGGTGCTTGTTgcctatttattaaaaaaaattataattgataattcttaaaattattttccaatttttaagtATAgtgcatatttaatttttaaacttttgtgAAGATAAAATAAACTTGTAAGATTCAAAATAACTATAAAcaagtgaataaataaaaagaatgtttgcatgagaaatatttttaaagtgaAAGTGAAGGTTATgtgaatttaataaaaaatgtttgCATGAACATTATTGTGTGTGCCTCAAATTGTcgccatttttttaaaataaaataaaataataatgagaaggGATGGCGGACATGCGTTAGATTGTGCCCATAATTTgggtggttgttgttgttgatttgtgtgtgtgtgtgtgtgtgttttattgaCAACATtttaatcaagtttttttttttcatgatttgggGCAAAAAGAATTTATAACTTGGGCCATCAAAGTCCtttgaaagaaat contains these protein-coding regions:
- the LOC120253005 gene encoding uncharacterized protein LOC120253005 — protein: MMMPRQRGENSDDNQFSFSGPMATRGSDEFETWAERIKSDYGYFGKSAKMKQVGAWAKRNHVNPDEGEFAWMAKEDDEDVPSPTLWEKEGGSPASKSGEAYPILGHSIRSQMMARYRKEMIDLVRDAPENAYELSLRDIVEIPRPVKSAELEEKKGEKEKEKEKEMETKKETKKKGGRRMARSESLDTGLLLKMFVPATMGRRKSFGVNGTCSKVSPKPVIADAEKGGGPEKGPDSEWWKKTEINESSGSSSSGSSGSGRGRGSSSSGRSGSTGSNNSSGNRNINNTKNSNTGRRKKNGCLPFLHIFKSKNRRT